In the genome of Pseudomonadota bacterium, one region contains:
- a CDS encoding branched-chain amino acid ABC transporter permease, which translates to MDQILVNLQLLAQFPVVNIKIILDGIMIGALFALAAYGLALVWGVMNVKNLAQGDFVIAGGYVAWYLAGLGLHPLLGVPVAFVLLWVIGWVCYKLVISRVIERDLFTSLLATFGLAIMLAQIMNLLFGSDTQSVDLDMDTLYFFDGFVDIPIAKLIGVLMAAALATGVILFMKNSRMGQAIRATAQDARAARVLGIDTEKVYAFTFSLNAAICGAAGAIIVMVWVIQPFYGITHSVRAFVIVTAAGLGNLPGVIAAGLGIGALEQYGAMIFGIGYQQAIAVMLLLLVLVFRLVQQRRKRQVLQ; encoded by the coding sequence ATGGATCAAATCCTGGTCAACCTCCAACTGTTGGCCCAGTTCCCCGTGGTCAACATCAAGATCATCCTCGACGGCATCATGATCGGCGCGCTCTTCGCGCTGGCCGCCTACGGGCTGGCCCTCGTCTGGGGCGTAATGAACGTCAAGAACCTCGCCCAGGGGGATTTCGTGATCGCCGGCGGCTACGTCGCCTGGTACCTGGCGGGGCTCGGCCTGCACCCGCTGCTCGGTGTGCCGGTGGCCTTCGTGCTGCTGTGGGTGATCGGCTGGGTCTGCTACAAACTGGTGATCTCGCGGGTCATCGAACGCGACCTGTTCACGTCCCTGCTCGCGACGTTCGGCCTCGCCATCATGCTCGCGCAGATCATGAATCTGCTGTTCGGCTCCGACACCCAGAGCGTCGACCTGGACATGGACACGCTCTACTTCTTCGACGGCTTCGTCGACATCCCGATCGCCAAGCTGATCGGCGTGCTGATGGCCGCCGCGCTGGCCACCGGCGTCATCCTCTTCATGAAGAACAGCCGCATGGGCCAGGCGATTCGTGCCACCGCGCAGGACGCCCGCGCCGCCCGCGTGCTCGGCATCGACACCGAGAAGGTCTACGCCTTCACGTTCTCACTCAATGCGGCCATCTGCGGCGCCGCCGGCGCCATCATCGTCATGGTCTGGGTCATTCAGCCCTTCTACGGCATCACCCACTCGGTGCGCGCCTTTGTCATCGTGACCGCCGCCGGGCTTGGCAATCTGCCCGGTGTGATCGCCGCCGGCCTCGGCATCGGCGCCCTCGAGCAGTACGGCGCGATGATCTTCGGCATCGGCTACCAGCAGGCCATCGCCGTGATGCTGCTGCTGTTGGTGCTGGTCTTCAGACTCGTGCAACAACGGCGTAAACGGCAGGTACTGCAGTGA
- a CDS encoding peptidylprolyl isomerase produces MRVLLLCLASLFCSALAAETRVVLETNRGAITLAIDEASAPRTAANFIEYVNAGHYDGAQFHRVIAGFMIQGGGFDTEFNRLPTREPIENEADNGLKNARYTIAMARTNDPHSATAQFFINVADNAFLDHTAKTARGWGYAVFGAVVDGNDVVDAIAGVATGPAGPFGRDVPRERVVIEHAAVVAHQ; encoded by the coding sequence ATGCGTGTCCTGTTGCTCTGCCTTGCGTCGCTGTTCTGCTCCGCCCTCGCCGCCGAAACGCGCGTGGTGCTCGAGACCAACCGCGGTGCGATCACCCTCGCGATCGACGAGGCAAGTGCACCCCGCACGGCAGCCAATTTCATCGAGTACGTCAACGCCGGGCACTACGACGGCGCCCAGTTCCACCGTGTGATCGCGGGCTTCATGATCCAGGGCGGGGGCTTCGACACCGAGTTCAACCGCTTGCCCACGCGCGAGCCGATCGAGAACGAGGCCGACAACGGCCTGAAGAACGCGCGTTACACCATCGCCATGGCGCGCACCAACGACCCGCACTCCGCGACCGCCCAGTTCTTCATCAACGTCGCGGACAACGCCTTCCTCGACCACACCGCCAAGACCGCGCGCGGCTGGGGCTATGCGGTGTTCGGCGCGGTCGTTGACGGCAACGACGTGGTCGACGCGATCGCCGGGGTCGCCACCGGGCCGGCCGGCCCCTTTGGCCGCGACGTGCCGCGCGAGCGGGTTGTCATCGAGCACGCTGCGGTTGTCGCACACCAGTAG
- a CDS encoding amino acid ABC transporter substrate-binding protein has product MRPAFQLASVLFAASAFFVAPSAHAEDCGEIHLGSAISLTGKYATNGIHAKNGYEFAIEKIKEAGGIKMGDACYNFKVTYYDDESKGDRGATLAERLINQDKVQYMLGPYSSGLTKAIAPVTEKYQIPMVEAEGASRSLFNKGYKYLFAVLSTSEQYLASAITLAAEKAQENGKDPSSVKVAVAVENDPFSLDIRAGILDDAARYDMKVVIDEKLPRDLSDMSAILTKVKLIKPDVLVVSGHSKGAATAVRQIDEMQVKVPMIALTHCEAADVTGKFGDAANDLLCATQWAETLTYEDEIFGSAANYEQEFKAAYTEYETKSVPYQTAQASAAVYVFADAFERAGTMDKEAIRDAIAATDLSTFYGQIKFSEFGNNIAKPMVLRQIQDGKYNVVAPSAFASHPLNWPRN; this is encoded by the coding sequence ATGCGTCCAGCGTTTCAACTTGCAAGCGTGCTGTTTGCCGCGTCGGCGTTTTTCGTCGCCCCGTCAGCGCACGCCGAAGACTGCGGCGAGATCCACCTCGGGTCGGCCATCTCGCTGACCGGCAAATACGCGACCAACGGCATCCACGCGAAGAACGGCTACGAATTCGCGATCGAGAAGATCAAGGAGGCCGGCGGCATCAAGATGGGTGACGCGTGTTACAACTTCAAAGTCACCTACTACGACGACGAGTCCAAGGGCGACCGCGGTGCGACCCTGGCCGAGCGCCTGATCAACCAGGACAAGGTCCAGTACATGCTCGGACCCTACTCCTCGGGCCTGACCAAGGCGATCGCACCGGTGACCGAAAAGTACCAGATCCCGATGGTCGAAGCCGAGGGCGCCTCGCGCTCGCTGTTCAACAAAGGCTACAAATACCTGTTCGCCGTCCTCTCCACCTCGGAGCAGTACCTCGCGTCCGCGATCACGCTGGCCGCTGAAAAAGCGCAGGAAAACGGCAAGGACCCGAGCAGCGTCAAGGTGGCAGTGGCAGTCGAAAACGACCCCTTCTCGCTCGACATCCGCGCCGGCATCCTCGATGACGCAGCCCGGTACGACATGAAGGTCGTGATCGACGAGAAGCTCCCGCGCGACCTCTCTGACATGTCGGCCATCCTGACCAAGGTCAAACTGATCAAGCCGGACGTGCTGGTCGTCAGTGGCCACTCCAAGGGGGCTGCGACCGCGGTGCGCCAGATCGACGAGATGCAGGTCAAGGTGCCGATGATCGCACTCACGCACTGTGAGGCGGCCGACGTCACCGGCAAGTTCGGCGACGCCGCCAACGACCTGCTCTGCGCCACCCAGTGGGCCGAAACGCTGACCTACGAGGACGAGATCTTCGGCTCAGCGGCGAACTACGAGCAGGAGTTCAAGGCGGCGTACACCGAGTACGAAACCAAGTCGGTGCCGTACCAGACCGCTCAGGCCTCGGCGGCCGTGTACGTCTTTGCCGACGCCTTCGAACGCGCCGGTACGATGGACAAGGAAGCCATCCGCGACGCAATTGCCGCAACCGACCTCTCGACCTTCTACGGTCAGATCAAGTTCTCCGAGTTCGGCAACAACATCGCCAAGCCCATGGTGCTGCGCCAGATCCAGGACGGCAAATACAACGTGGTCGCCCCGTCCGCGTTCGCATCGCACCCGCTCAACTGGCCGCGCAACTAA
- a CDS encoding MFS transporter, whose protein sequence is MSHTSSAARPDDDVQLGNLVAACAAITVFGLAFGISYPLLSLVLEQRGHSADLIGLNAAMVPLGILAFSPCIPLLVKRFGARRCLIVAALVSALCFPLYRITDSLAIWFVLRGVQGMASATLYVLSEVWIVRFSGARRRGRVVAIYASLLSASFAAGPLMVGLLGVDGWAPFIAGTAVLLVGTVPLWRVRETGSEAAPEPESRIGVLQFAPLAPVLLGTVAVFAIMDASLMALLPVYGLAKGLDLPAATALLSVFVAGNAVLQYPIGMIADRVDARRVMCACALVCGLGFVALPAVVGTVWQWPVVVLGGATGFGIYTVALKALGDRFDGEQLIAGTSAFGVVWGGGALVGAMVGGWSMASFGANGLPALLAFSFLALATALAWRINTQVGD, encoded by the coding sequence TTGTCGCACACCAGTAGCGCGGCGCGGCCGGACGACGACGTCCAGCTCGGCAACCTGGTTGCGGCCTGCGCCGCGATCACCGTCTTCGGACTGGCCTTCGGCATCAGCTACCCGCTGCTGTCACTGGTGCTCGAACAGCGTGGCCACAGCGCCGACCTGATCGGTTTGAACGCCGCGATGGTGCCCCTCGGCATCCTGGCGTTCTCGCCGTGCATTCCGCTGCTGGTCAAGCGGTTCGGTGCACGCCGCTGCCTGATCGTCGCGGCGTTGGTCAGTGCGCTCTGCTTTCCACTCTATCGGATCACCGATTCGCTCGCGATCTGGTTCGTGTTACGCGGTGTGCAGGGCATGGCGTCTGCCACCCTGTACGTGTTGAGCGAGGTGTGGATCGTGCGCTTCTCCGGGGCCCGCCGCCGCGGCCGCGTTGTCGCGATCTACGCAAGTCTGTTGTCGGCGAGCTTCGCGGCCGGGCCGTTGATGGTCGGGCTGCTCGGCGTGGACGGTTGGGCGCCGTTCATCGCTGGCACCGCGGTGCTGCTGGTCGGCACGGTGCCACTGTGGCGTGTCCGGGAGACGGGCAGCGAGGCCGCGCCCGAGCCCGAATCCCGCATCGGGGTGTTGCAGTTCGCGCCACTCGCGCCGGTGCTGCTCGGGACGGTCGCCGTCTTTGCCATCATGGACGCGTCGCTCATGGCGCTGTTGCCGGTGTACGGCCTCGCCAAGGGCCTCGATCTGCCGGCCGCCACAGCGCTCCTGAGCGTCTTCGTGGCCGGCAACGCCGTGTTGCAATACCCGATCGGCATGATCGCCGACCGCGTCGATGCCCGTCGGGTGATGTGCGCCTGTGCGCTTGTGTGCGGGCTCGGTTTCGTCGCCTTGCCTGCCGTGGTGGGCACGGTCTGGCAGTGGCCGGTCGTGGTACTCGGCGGTGCAACCGGCTTTGGTATCTACACGGTGGCCCTCAAGGCGCTTGGCGACCGCTTCGACGGCGAGCAGCTGATCGCCGGCACCTCGGCCTTCGGCGTGGTGTGGGGCGGCGGTGCATTGGTGGGTGCGATGGTCGGCGGCTGGTCGATGGCATCCTTCGGCGCCAACGGCCTGCCGGCCTTGCTCGCGTTCAGTTTCCTCGCGCTCGCCACGGCGCTGGCCTGGCGCATCAACACGCAGGTCGGAGATTGA